The genomic stretch ATAGCAAAAACCTCCTTCGTCTTTTCTCACCCATCgtgtgatttttttattaaaaaaatgttcACCTCGTTTTTACCTTTTTCAATAAACTACTTAATAAATGTGATTTCACATCGAAACTTGTGTAAATTAATCTGGGGGATAGTTTGACGATAACaaagacatctggtgttgaaatcTGATTCAATATGTAAAAATTAAGGCGTGTAAAGGTAATTTTCCTGTTCACTTCGTAGTTACAAAGGTAAAATTTAGAACATTCGAGTTTGGAGGGAGATAAATGAAAATTTTCCTCGGTAGAGTGAGTCAGGCGATCGCTTTCGCTAGGCTTTAAAAACAGCAACCGAAGACGGACGAGGCGGATGGGGAGATTTTGGCTGCGAAGGTAAAGTTTTtgctcatttatatatatatttttttgatccGGAAATCATATAATCCCTACTGGCTTTTCTGTTTGGAAAGTTGGATCCTGTTgatcgattttttttttgttttttgttttttgttcccGTCAATCGTCTGGGTTTGGGAATCTGTTGGCTGCAACATCCAAGGGTAATTGTTTGCGTTCGAGCGGGAATCCTCTCCGCGATCGATTTTGTTCTTGCGGAGCCTCGAGGTATGTACGGTGACTAGGGTTTTTCTTCACACGGTGCACTCGGTCTTGGTTAATGGAGCCAATCGGAGCCATTGGCTCCACTGTTTGGCTCAAATTTGGTAGGAATTTGATGGTTCTTAAATCTTAACAATCTTTTTTTTCCCTTGTAATTGTTTGTGCAATCACATTGGAGACAGGAAAAAAGGTAGCTGTTGCAAAGCGTAATGATAATCTTCCTCCCTTCGGCCTCTTTATGTTTTTAGTCATAGCGTTGCCCTCGATTGCGCCTGTTGCATTCAACCATGTCAGCATTTCTTTATACTTGGTAATTAGTAAACATAGTGAAATTTTGGGTGGCAAGAATGCTTTTTCAGACCACTATCATAGACTCATTCTGCTCTTGGTTCCTCTTTTGATTGCATGGATGCACTTATTTTTTTTCATAGTTCATTGGGGATTGAAGAGCTTAATGTACTGGTAAATCCTCTCTGCCTATCTGATAATTGTTATGTAGCCGTTCCCAGTCTTGAATTTAAATCCAAAATGTCTGTCCATTTGAAATATTCTTCTAATCAATCTTTCTGAAAAAGCTTTGTTTGGTTATTCTGATGTTACTGGGATCCCTGTTTCTTCCACAGTTTATGTCTTCAGCGATTAAATAACCTGATGAAATTGCATGGAGGGGAAAACTGAAGCAACTGAAAACGCAGATACTGGTAATCCGAATGAGGCTTCTCATATTAAAAACATAGAAAGTGATCAGCTACCACAACAAGACAATGGAAAAGCACTTGAAACATCAGGTCCAGAAGTCTCCCAAGACTCTGATTGGCCTGAGCAATTGTCTCTGCTGCAGTCACCTGAGATGAGTCTTCAAACTGTCTCTGGAAGAGAGTTTTGTGACAATATGGTAAATCGGGACCATTTTCAAAGGCCGTGTACAAACTCACGGCCTACTAACTTAGCACTTAAAGTGGGAGAGCTGACTTCGAAGAATTATAAGAGCCCTAACTTGTCCTTGGATGGTTGCTCAACTAGTGGAAAATCCTCCACCATGACACATTTATGGTCAAATTTTAAAATGGTTGCTGGCAAAGCAAAGGAAAAAACACTAAATGAGTATTTGCAATTGGGAAACAAGGATGCTGAAGGCAGAGCACATTTGGGTTCTATTGACTCTTCAAGGCCACTGACATGCATGCATGAATCAAAAACATTGAAGATAACAGAGAATGTTGGAGCAGCTGACAAACATGTGGTCGTAGATGATTCTCACAGTAGACTTTCTTTTCCCGGAAGCATCCAATCTAAGATCTTTTCTGCATCTGGATTTCAACAATTTTTTAATAGAAGTTTTATAAAGGGTAAGAGTCTTGCATCTAGACATCAAGAAAATAATGATGCATTTGTTGCCAATGTTCACGAACAAAATATTATGAGACTTAATACCGATAGCAAAGGAACATCTATTTCATCACATAAGCAAGGTGATGTGACAGATAGCATGTGCCTTTTAGGTGGTGGGATAGTGGCTCATCATGAAGGGATTAGTTTACGTGAGTGGCTTCAGCTTAAGTTGCAAAGGATAAACAGGGTTGAGAGGATGCAATTCTTTAATCAGATTCTGGATCTTGTAGATGCTTGCCATTGCCAAGGTCTAGCTTTACAACATTTACAACCATCATATTTTCTTGTTATGCCTCTAAATCAAGTCAAATACATAGGATCTTTTATCCCGCTAGGACAGAAGGATATGTTGTCAGTTTCTGTAGAAAAGGATGTTCACTATGCTAGTTGTCTGGGCAAAAGGAAAATGCACATTAAACAAAGCAAGGAGCCTGGCGATTGTTTGGAACTGAAGTATCAGAAACTTACTAATAACATCAATGCATGTTCCAGACATTCTGGTTTTAGGGGAAAAGATCAAAGCCAAGAAAAAGGTAATATTTCCAGATCAGAAAATTTCAGATCTTGTTTGGGTGGGCTGGCATTGGACAAGCTTTATACAATTCATAGAGCAAGTTCATGCACCATCAGCCAACAGTCAATGTCTGAATTTTTGAAGTTGGAGGAGGGATGGTATGCTAGTCCAGAGGAATTGCATGATCACATAACTTCTTTATCATCAAATATCTACAGTCTCGGGGTTCTATTTTTTGAGGTAAGGAGAATGGCACTATGAAATAATAATCTCATAGCTCATGTTTGGTTCCAACTAAATTTGTTGATCAAGAAATCATTTAGGATTTCTGTAGCAGATATGTCATCGTCACCATCTGTGGTTGgctatatgaaacttattcatCCACGAGTTCTATGCAAGATAATATCATTAGTGATATTAAAATTCATTCACTCATATTTATCTCATTGACTAATTATTTTTTACCTCCCTTTACTCTTTAAACTGCTCATTATAATAGATTCATTTTTAATCTATTTGTTGTCTTTTAAGTATGTCCATATCATCTCAACCTATTTCTCTCATTTGATCATTTTTGAAGCTGCTCATTGGATCATTTTTGAAGCTATACTTAAATTATGATCGAATACTTGCATTTTCTAAAAAATCCTTGCAATAACTCCACATATCCTTCCTAGTTATATTAACTAATTATATTTGTTGTGTGTTGTTTCCTAATAGCACAAAACAGTATGGTGGGAAAGATAAACACACAAGACTCTACGAGCTCTTTCCTTTTCAACCATTCATTCTTTATCCTGTTAATTATTCCAACATCAATATCCTCTTTTTTTAATAATAGATCTGACATACCTAAAAGTCTAAAACTTGaacaatttttatttttgtcCATCTTAACAATTCCACCAATTCTTTCCTTATTACTGAAATTacatttcatgtacgagtttttGTTCTACTTATCTTAAAACTTTTATTCTAAATTTCTTCTCGATAATTAAAGCttcaaatttaatctaattaCACTCTCTTCAATTAACATCTATCTTTTGCAAATAACATCACAAGGAGGCTtatattaaatataattatttagtTGTTCTAATGTAAACCTACAACCATAGAAAATCATGTCACATGCCAAGTGGCTAACATTGATAAAACTACTTGCATACATATTTTCAAGTTTTATCACATTAATATAATTCTAGGTATTACTTTCTTTCCAAAACTCATCACAATATTAGTCTAGGGACTTTATCATAAGGGTTTTATATATCAATAAAAAAACACATGTAACTTATTCAAATTTTCTCTATATTTTCCATTAATtgtcttatcaaataaataacatATATGCTTGATCTTCCAAATATGACAcaaaattgatttttagaaataattgTTTCATCTCCTATTGCCCTAACAATAATTCTTTCTCAAAGTATcataatttgattcatcaacttGATGCCTTCATAATTAGAATGACATTGTGTATTGCCTTTATTCTTATATGttgataattaaaaatttacCCTTAATTGTTTGGGcatcttcttaattttttttcttaaccaaattttatttcaaatagaTGCTATACAGTGTAAACTAATATGGTTGGAATCTTTTGGGTTCTTTCTTGTTGGTTCACTTAAACATCAAGAATTAAAAGCCACAGGAAGCAGGAGTTTAGATTATTGGTTTCCAAAGAAAAAAGGCGAAAACTTAGGAGCTATTCTTAAATCATTCTTAGAAAAAGATAGCTAGGAGAGAATTAGTATGCACCAGGATAGCTGTTGTTTACGTACATTTTGGGTTTCTCTCTTGCTAGAGACCTTTTTCCCCTTAATTTAGACTTTTCTGGttcttaaaaaaaatctatttttgtcAGTATCATATCATTGTGCCTGTAAATCAGGAGAATTTTGGAGCTTTTACCTCCTTTTCCCAGCTTATGAAATTACCTCTGATATTTGCTTTCTTTCAGCTCTTTTGCCACTCAGAAACATGGGAAGTTCATTGCTCTGCAATGTCAGATATCAGTGTTCGAATCCTTCCTTCAAATTTTCTATCAGAAAGGCCTAAGGAAGCTGGTTTCTGCCTTTGGTTGTTGCACCCAGACCCTTATTCTCGGCCAAAATTAAGGTGCTTTTTTCTGACTTTATAATTCATTCCAGGATTATGACCATTCATGTAACTAAGTAGACAAAAGAGGAGGAAGGACTGAAGTGAAGACCTTACCTTTTGTTTGGTGAGTGAACTTGGAGGTTATTATGGTAGCTCGGAAAGATCCAAGGAGTGGGCATGATGGATGAGAAACTGATGGCAACTCCACATGGAGTAAGATGGAAAGGGCATGAGTGTGTAGGGGCATATGTAGGTGAAAGAATGTGAGATATCCACAAGGCATGGTGCAGATGAGATTGTGTGCCATAAAATTGTGGTGAGATTTCATTGGGGGACACTACTTGTGGTAGCAATTACTGATGGAGGGCTTGTATAAGTAGCTCATTTGTTGCCTCTTGTCATTCCAACACAACTGAGGCAACAATGCCTCTCGTTTCCACCTATCACCAACTAGGACACCATCAAGAAGCTAGTTGGCTAGTTGGACTTAACCTGTGCAAGAGTTGAGATGGAAGATGGCTTTGCAGTAGGGGATGACATCATTAGAAGAAAGTAGAAAGAACATGTGGAGAAGGGTTGAAATAATGAGATATGGAGTAACAAAGAGTGTTGTGGAGGGAGGTTGCAGTGTCACATCAAGCCTACGACCGTACATCAAAGGGATCAAAGAAGAAATTCTATTAATCATAAGAGATCCATTATATCCGCACACAACTTACACATATTTTGCCCTCTACGTTTTAATCCATAATATCCTCCATGTTTATCTAGAATAAAATTAATTTGCCTACAACTGAACCTTACCTTATTCAATTAAAACATTCTGCCCAAGTTAAAAGCTTAGACTGTGCtcaaaatcatctctaataactAACTTCTATTAAAGTTGATTGCTAATCACTCATCATAACAGTTCAAGCTATAGGAAAAATACCTACTATGAGTTTATATTTCAATTTCTCCCTTTTCACATGTGGATGATCATACTTGATTCAATTCGTCCAAACCCAACATtggaaataataaaataatattttatgggCAGGATTGTAATACAAGACTGTGCACTCTGAAGTCctatagatttattaaaattgatTGGCTAACCGCTTATTATAAAAGCTTGAGCTTTTTTTGAAAGGATCA from Zingiber officinale cultivar Zhangliang chromosome 5B, Zo_v1.1, whole genome shotgun sequence encodes the following:
- the LOC121983980 gene encoding protein SUPPRESSOR OF PHYA-105 1-like isoform X1, with protein sequence MEGKTEATENADTGNPNEASHIKNIESDQLPQQDNGKALETSGPEVSQDSDWPEQLSLLQSPEMSLQTVSGREFCDNMVNRDHFQRPCTNSRPTNLALKVGELTSKNYKSPNLSLDGCSTSGKSSTMTHLWSNFKMVAGKAKEKTLNEYLQLGNKDAEGRAHLGSIDSSRPLTCMHESKTLKITENVGAADKHVVVDDSHSRLSFPGSIQSKIFSASGFQQFFNRSFIKGKSLASRHQENNDAFVANVHEQNIMRLNTDSKGTSISSHKQGDVTDSMCLLGGGIVAHHEGISLREWLQLKLQRINRVERMQFFNQILDLVDACHCQGLALQHLQPSYFLVMPLNQVKYIGSFIPLGQKDMLSVSVEKDVHYASCLGKRKMHIKQSKEPGDCLELKYQKLTNNINACSRHSGFRGKDQSQEKGNISRSENFRSCLGGLALDKLYTIHRASSCTISQQSMSEFLKLEEGWYASPEELHDHITSLSSNIYSLGVLFFELFCHSETWEVHCSAMSDISVRILPSNFLSERPKEAGFCLWLLHPDPYSRPKLRDIILSDLVKENRELLTIDHSFALTEEEDAEADLLLHFLLLSKEKMEKQVGDLLANFECIRTDLEKVDGGSLLKVKFSSGGKYLPSSLNYIPESYSHDKTIKHVDELTRSPLSCLYKERFLKNIDQLENAYFTMRSKKEASGPNSATRTDTDVLKMRDRNFHVQHTAVQETEELGTFFDGLYKFAQYNKFKVCGSLKNSDSVHCANVICSLSFDRDEDYFATAGVSKKIKIFEFSSLLDDTVDIHYPLIEMTNRSKLSCVCWNNYIRNYLASTDYEGVVQLWDASTGQGLTKFIEHQKRAWSVDFSQVDPAKLASGGDDFSVKLWSTNEKNCIGTIRNVANVCCVQFSPYSSHLLSFGCANYRIYCFDLRNTRIPWCTLAGHGKAVSYVKFIDAETIVSASTDNSLKIWDLKQTNASRLQDSSCKLTLSGHTNEKNFVGLSVLDGYITCGSETNEVYAYYKTFPMPMVSHKFGSIDPITALETDDDGGQFVSSVCWRGKSNMVVATNSTGSMKVLHLV
- the LOC121983980 gene encoding protein SUPPRESSOR OF PHYA-105 1-like isoform X3, with translation MEGKTEATENADTGNPNEASHIKNIESDQLPQQDNGKALETSGPEVSQDSDWPEQLSLLQSPEMSLQTVSGREFCDNMVNRDHFQRPCTNSRPTNLALKVGELTSKNYKSPNLSLDGCSTSGKSSTMTHLWSNFKMVAGKAKEKTLNEYLQLGNKDAEGRAHLGSIDSSRPLTCMHESKTLKITENVGAADKHVVVDDSHSRLSFPGSIQSKIFSASGFQQFFNRSFIKGKSLASRHQENNDAFVANVHEQNIMRLNTDSKGTSISSHKQGDVTDSMCLLGGGIVAHHEGISLREWLQLKLQRINRVERMQFFNQILDLVDACHCQGLALQHLQPSYFLVMPLNQVKYIGSFIPLGQKDMLSVSVEKDVHYASCLGKRKMHIKQSKEPGDCLELKYQKLTNNINACSRHSGFRGKDQSQEKGNISRSENFRSCLGGLALDKLYTIHRASSCTISQQSMSEFLKLEEGWYASPEELHDHITSLSSNIYSLGVLFFELFCHSETWEVHCSAMSDISVRILPSNFLSERPKEAGFCLWLLHPDPYSRPKLRDIILSDLVKENRELLTIDHSFALTEEEDAEADLLLHFLLLSKEKMEKQVGDLLANFECIRTDLEKVDGGSLLKVKFSSGGKYLPSSLNYIPESYSHDKTIKHVDELTRSPLSCLYKERFLKNIDQLENAYFTMRSKKEASGPNSATRTDTDVLKMRDRNFHVQHTAVQETEELGTFFDGLYKFAQYNKFKVCGSLKNSDSVHCANVICSLSFDRDEDYFATAGVSKKIKIFEFSSLLDDTVDIHYPLIEMTNRSKLSCVCWNNYIRNYLASTDYEGVVQLWDASTGQGLTKFIEHQKRAWSVDFSQVDPAKLASGGDDFSVKLWSTNEVYAYYKTFPMPMVSHKFGSIDPITALETDDDGGQFVSSVCWRGKSNMVVATNSTGSMKVLHLV
- the LOC121983980 gene encoding protein SUPPRESSOR OF PHYA-105 1-like isoform X2, with product MEGKTEATENADTGNPNEASHIKNIESDQLPQQDNGKALETSGPEVSQDSDWPEQLSLLQSPEMSLQTVSGREFCDNMVNRDHFQRPCTNSRPTNLALKVGELTSKNYKSPNLSLDGCSTSGKSSTMTHLWSNFKMVAGKAKEKTLNEYLQLGNKDAEGRAHLGSIDSSRPLTCMHESKTLKITENVGAADKHVVVDDSHSRLSFPGSIQSKIFSASGFQQFFNRSFIKGKSLASRHQENNDAFVANVHEQNIMRLNTDSKGTSISSHKQGDVTDSMCLLGGGIVAHHEGISLREWLQLKLQRINRVERMQFFNQILDLVDACHCQGLALQHLQPSYFLVMPLNQVKYIGSFIPLGQKDMLSVSVEKDVHYASCLGKRKMHIKQSKEPGDCLELKYQKLTNNINACSRHSGFRGKDQSQEKGNISRSENFRSCLGGLALDKLYTIHRASSCTISQQSMSEFLKLEEGWYASPEELHDHITSLSSNIYSLGVLFFELFCHSETWEVHCSAMSDISVRILPSNFLSERPKEAGFCLWLLHPDPYSRPKLRDIILSDLVKENRELLTIDHSFALTEEEDAEADLLLHFLLLSKEKMEKQVGDLLANFECIRTDLEKVDGGSLLKVKFSSGGKYLPSSLNYIPESYSHDKTIKHVDELTRSPLSCLYKERFLKNIDQLENAYFTMRSKKEASGPNSATRTDTDVLKMRDRNFHVQHTAVQETEELGTFFDGLYKFAQYNKFKVCGSLKNSDSVHCANVICSLSFDRDEDYFATAGVSKKIKIFEFSSLLDDTVDIHYPLIEMTNRSKLSCVCWNNYIRNYLASTDYEGVVQLWDASTGQGLTKFIEHQKRAWSVDFSQVDPAKLASGGDDFSVKLWSTNENFVGLSVLDGYITCGSETNEVYAYYKTFPMPMVSHKFGSIDPITALETDDDGGQFVSSVCWRGKSNMVVATNSTGSMKVLHLV